Proteins encoded in a region of the Sphingomonas japonica genome:
- the secB gene encoding protein-export chaperone SecB has translation MTDADNGATPNSNQNSGGADAMANGEDTAPMASVITQYVKDFSFENPNAPAVYQATGTPKLDVQFNIGANRIGPDIHEVVLKIEARGEVEGQVMYLVDLSYAGLFGLRNIPDDQLQPFLLAEAPRMLFPFARRVLADAVRDGGFPPLLLEPIDFAQLYFQQAQGGAQPEAGQLPEGFGQA, from the coding sequence ATGACCGATGCCGACAATGGCGCCACCCCGAATTCCAACCAGAATTCGGGCGGGGCCGATGCAATGGCCAATGGCGAGGATACCGCGCCGATGGCGAGTGTGATCACGCAATATGTGAAGGACTTCTCGTTCGAGAATCCCAACGCCCCCGCGGTCTATCAGGCGACCGGAACGCCCAAGCTCGACGTCCAGTTCAACATCGGTGCGAACCGCATTGGCCCCGACATCCACGAGGTGGTGCTCAAGATCGAAGCGCGCGGCGAGGTCGAGGGGCAGGTCATGTACCTCGTCGATCTGAGCTATGCCGGGCTGTTCGGGCTGCGCAACATTCCCGACGACCAGCTCCAGCCGTTCCTGCTCGCCGAAGCGCCGCGCATGCTGTTCCCGTTCGCGCGCCGGGTGCTCGCCGACGCCGTGCGCGACGGGGGCTTCCCGCCGCTGCTGCTTGAGCCGATCGATTTCGCGCAGCTCTATTTCCAGCAGGCACAGGGGGGTGCGCAGCCCGAAGCGGGTCAGCTGCCCGAAGGCTTTGGCCAAGCCTGA